The segment TTCTCGTTATCAACTGACCCTCTAATATTAACTTCAACTTCTGATGCAACGATGAAGGCACTGCCCTTACTGAATGTATCCAAGGTCTTCCTAACAGGCAATTGTATGAGGGTTTCATATCCATCACTAAAAAGTCCACCTTATATGTAGTTGGGCCAATCAAAAAAGGTATTTCTATTCTTCCCATGACTCTTCTTTCTATGCCATCTAATGCTCGCACTATATTCTAACACCCCTTCATGTGCGAGCTATCCACAGGTAATCTATTTAATGTAGACAAGGGAAATACATTCAATGCCGACCCATTGTCTATCAAGACTCCCGGTAATGGGTATCCTTTACAGCTAGTAGTGATGTGTAGAGCTTTAGTGGACCCCATACCTCctggtggtatttcatcatcgtTGAAGAAGATGAAATTATCAGCACTTATGTTATTAACCAGCCGATCCAACTTATTGACAGAGATATCATTAGTCACGTACGTCTCATTTAGCACTTTCATCAATGCACTTCGGTGTACCTCTAAACTTAGGAGCAAAGCTAGTATAGATATGCGAGCTGGTTGTTTATGCAACTGTTCCACCACGCTATACTCACTATGTTTTAGAAATTTTAGGAATTCCTTAGCTTCCTCCTCTCTCACTGGTTCATTAACAAGCAACTCAGACTCaatagcttttcttttcttttgttctgCTATCGGAGCTTTTCCTTTTATAGGTTCTGTTTGGGTATTTACCAAATCATAGTGACTTCCACTACACGTGTGAGAACCTATATCTTGGTCCTCATTAGCTGAACTCTCCTTCCCTAGGATTGTCACATTACAATCATAATTCCAAGGGACCCTTTTGTTGTTCTCGTAAGAGAAAGCCGTTGGTTTCTGAATTATAACCTTCAGTGCCATTTGAATTCCCGCCTCATTTTTCAGATGTGTAATGATGACCACAGGATAATTGACTTTTGGGCCCTTTAACTTTGATTCTGACGTGCATATACACCCCTCTTCTTTAATCTCTTCATAAAATTatatctccttattgtccatcaggCCCTGAATCAAAGCTCTAAACTCTTcacattttttaatttcataCCCCTCTTCATGATGGAATTCACAGTAGCTCTCTATCTTTTTATCGTTCCTTTATGGATCCGAAATAACTAACCCCTTTTTGCCATCTCCTTCCAAACCCATTTCAAAGGAGTTTTTACTTCTGTAATGTCTGCCTTGATCTTTCTCCCCATATTTTCACTTATCGCGTTTACCCTGCCATCGGCGTGATTAGGTAACAGATTTTTTGCAGTGGTGCATTATCAAACTTCACAATGCCCACTTTAATAAGTCTTTCAACTACTTTCTTAAAGGCAGTGCAGTTTTCTATTGAATGTCCCGGAATTCCCTCATGGTAGTCACATTGAGCGTTTGCGTTGTACCATTTGGGGTATAAGGGTTGTAATGGCTTTAAGTAAAAAGGGGCCACCACATGTGCATCGAATAAACTTTGATACAATTCCCTATATGACATCGGGATAGGCGTAAATTGAAACTTCTCAGTATTTTGCTTTGTGTCAGATTCTTGTCTTAACGAACCTTGACTCCCAGTAGTCACTGCTCTCGGTTGATTAACGGTAAACGATTTTGAGTACCTCATGTTCGTATTGCTCACCTCATTTTTCTTTTTCCGCGGGGCTAGCCTTTTGGTATTCTCTCCTGCCTCTATCCTTCCACTTTTTATtgcattctcaatcatttctccAGTCATTACCATGTCTGAGAAGCTTTTTGTGGCGCTTCCCAGCATGTGTGTAATGAACGGGGCCTTTAAAGTGTTGATAAAGAGTATCGTGGTTTCTTTTTCTAAAAGCGGCGGCTGAACTTGTATGGCAActtctctccatctttgcgcatattgtctgaaactttcatttggtttcttctccatattctaTAGAGTAATCCTGTCAGGAGTCATATCCGTCACACGGTTGTACTACTTTATGAACGCTTGTGCCAAATCTTTCCATGAACTAATCCTGGTATGACTCAGCTGTTTGTACCACTTAGATGCTGCCCCCACTAAGCTGTCTTAGAAGCAATGAATCAATAGTTAAACGTTGTTAACATACCCAGTCATTCTTCTGCAAAACATGGTAATATGAGCTTCAGGGCAACTCGTTccattttacttttcaaattctggcattttgaactTGGAGGGAAGGACTAAGTCTGAAACCAAACTCAAATCCTTAGCGTCAATTCCATGATGACTATTAGCGCTTTCCATTGCTTTGAATTTTTCCTCCATCCATTTACACCATTCCTCTAATTGCTTTTGTAATTCTATCCTTGCTTGTTCCTCTTCCGCAACTTCATCCAAATCAGGAACAGGTGGATTATTCGAGTTATTAGCAGGGTTAGAGCCTGAGCCAGCTTGGAAATTCATTGGTATCGAAGCTCCAGCCTGAATCTATTGAGGCCTGATTGTAACAGATCATCTCCGTGGGTTTATCTCAGGTTGTGTCTGTGCATATGTTGGAGTAAAACCAGGAGGATATTGAAGGTCTTCGTTATTTTCCCCAACATTGTCCATGGGGCCTTTCCTTTTATCCATCTTCCCTACCAGCAGTTGGGACAATTGAGCCATCATGTTTCTTTGGGACTGTATCATTTGATCCATCATCTCTTGTTGGATCTTAGCTAGCTGCTCTTGTATCTGTGTCTGCATTTGCTCCTGcatgtccttttgcatttgctccaatTTTTCTAGTCTTTTGTCTATTGACTTGGTTTTTTTCCTTGTGCCGTAGGGGTGTGTACTTGGTTGGTTtttgttggtttccagattactgaaataatttttcaTTAAGTAGAATCTTTTTATAGCCTTTAACgcatatgatgtaatgcaatacaaatgcatgaatgtaaAGGAGGCATATATtctgattcaattccatttagaaaactttactagaaaacaaaattctttacataaaactGAGTTACAAATAAGACTTCGCCCTAATGCTCAGAGCCTTAATTTTCCTAAGTAACGAGGCTAGCTCCTGCTCCCGATCTGACTCCAACTCGTACTTCATGCTCAATATGTCCACTTGTACCGCTAAAGCTTACAAGTAATCGGCTACCTCCCAAATCTGGGTTACGGCTTCTCCCATGACGTAATCCCTGTTTCTGACTTGGTTTTGCGAATGGTAAAGCTGTTCCTTCCAACGCTCCTCACTTGCTTTGAAAAACTCAATCCGCATCTCACAGCTTTGTAATGACGCTTctaattcttctattttttctttcgtTTCTTCTACCTTACTCAAGCTTGCTCTCAACTCCATCGCGGTATTACGGCTTTGGTACTAATGAAGAGATTTCTCGAGTTTTGCcactctagcccttaattcaCCTCATTCATTTCTACTTTCTGACAGACTCTTCTCTAGGTCCTCATTTCATGCCTGAGCCTCTTGGAATTTCCTTTCCCACCGGTCAACCTTGGTCTTTTCCTCTCGAATTTCTTTAACGCCACTATTCTAAAGTTTTCCCTAACCTAGCAATCCTCATCAATAGATGTAACTTCTTATAATCTGTCTTCAAACTATCCAGATCCTCTTCGTCTTACTTTTCCCTTTTCACAACTTCTCAGCCTCTGACTTCTGAACATCTACGTCTAATCTCAAATTCATTTTTTCCCCTTCCAACTGCTCAATCCTTTTCCTTAGCTCAGAACTCTTCTTTTCGAAGTCTTGTCTTATGATCTCCAACTCTGACGGGGCAACTTGTAATTGTTCCTCCATTGGTTGGGTACCTTTTGACCTTGATCTAGGACTATTATCGTTGACCCTTTCCCTAAACCATTTATTGTATTCAAGTGTCACCATGGAACCAACAGCCAACCTCTTCATCCAATAAGTTTTCTTCCAGGCATTAGAAATTTCCCGAACCTTCTTCTTATAATGGTCACCTTTATATGGGAATTCACACTGAGCTAGCCCGTAAGTCGTGGGTATAAACTGCCTCGATTTATACTGCCTTAATGCAAGCAAAGGAGTATACCCAGTAGCTCCCCAAATTCTTAACAATGGTACCCAATCAAAGTTCCCAAATTGATACAGGatctcatcaggaaccatccaaaAAGCTCTCCACTCTATATCCCCCTCCTTGCGGTTTTGAAGAATTTCCATCCACTTCTCCTCTAAGATATCATATCTCCTTTGCATACCTGCCTCTTCTTTTAATGTGGAGTAACTTTTAGAGAAGGCCCTGTAAGAAACCTTGTTCACCTTCCAAAAGTGACCATGAAACCACACCAACAAcagctgtgcacatccaataaatcttcCTTCGCCTGCTTTCCGACACATGCTCAAGGATCTAAACGTCTCAGCCAGTATTGCAGGTACATGTGTGATTCCCTTCTCAAGACGATCGAATAAGTCAATGACTGCCTCATCCACATGCCTTAAAGCCTTAGGAAAAATCACCAATCTATAGATGCTTAAGGCAAAGATATCGACCCTCCTCCTTTCATCCGGATGTGTTAAAacctgtaacaacccgatttagggcctagtcgaaacagtagtctcgagaccacaaatctaaagttagaaaatttattttattatttttatgaggttaaagtatgattttattagtgcatgaaaaatttgatgaGTTAATTTTAAGGTTTTCTAGCCCAATTTTGAaagaggactaaatcgtataaaaggcaaaagttgtattttagtacctaaatgagttaaatagcttaagaaattaaattgagggcttttaaagggaaatttCACCCTTTTATTAGTGTTGGTCGGCCATGTGGATGATTTTAAGcaaatagtcaaagtattaggtggatgacgtcatgatttggtgataaaataatgcctaaaagcctagctatcatttctttcttctccatctctcttctccaccaaaaatatcagcaaAAATGGAGTTTTAAAGGCTGAAAACTTTCAGCAACTAaaagccctcacaagtaagtgatcctcacaccctttgttgatgatttttgcatttttgagacccttgaagcatgagttttcaaatgagggtgatatcttgcaaaatggtcaagagtttagagtgttgccatgaaaggatttgtgatttttattgagtttttatggaggaatatgagtcctagttgtgttataaacaacttttgtaaaaggtgttagcatgaaaacaccaaaagggactattttgtataagttgtaaaatagttagtaagtaggtgaaataatgagaatttgaagttgctataagagtaaaaatagtTCATTTAGGCCTAAGATACAAgcaaatttgatgaaaatcgattttcgagcataggggcaaaatggtcattttaccaaagatgtgaatttgtaattgcctaattgtaattagtgactaaatgagtgtatattgctattatagatcaagatttaccaaatccgaacctagatcgggggaaggccaagcaaaccgACTAAACCGAATAgccaagtactttttgtaaatcgaggtaagttgatgtaaatgatacactacattgttaatacttgtatttatatcgccattgaattgatattgtatgaatCGTTAATTTATGAATTGAGAATGCCTAGTAATATTAGAGATAATAGAAATATCCTGTTGAAACATTAGAATACgaactggatattcgtgccaaggcattgggtgatttgtgcgccagtgtaagacatgtctgggacatgcatcagccatactatgatagccagtgtaagaccatgtctgggacatggcatcagcataaAGAtaagtgccagtgtaagacatgtctgggacatgcatcggcctcgacagagatagccagtgtaagacgtgtctaggacacgcatcggctaagagttgtgctagtgtaagacatgtctgggacatgcatcagcacgcgtatatgagagccagtgtaagaccatgtctgggatatggcatcgacaatatatcccatgttgaaggttcatagaatatccaatagtattccaaacgTTTCAATGATGAGAGTTATAGATCAATTGgataaagaaagaataatcatgctgtgagtgatacaggtacctatatggtaagcaTGAGTTACGAGCTTAAATTAGAGAATGTGATTCGAGTAGATGATAATGTGTAAGTTAAATTATGTTCacctttgagctataagtatgatgactaatggtgagattgttattgtatatttatttatatacaacttactaagctttatgcttaccctcttctttcagtgttatcaagctagcttaaggatcccttacagtcagagatatcgatcacactatcagtcgTAATacttggtatagtttgatttatatttttgaaagtggcatgtatagggctagactaggatgttgtattaagagaatgattcatgtattttggcttaagtcaaaggccCTTCATTTTGTAACCAAGcttggaataatggctattattcattttgatgaatgcatataatgtcctttctatggatgaattagtGCCCATTGTGATGAGATTTATATATTgtaatgatcttgtgtaggttgtgtaaaatgggtgacaaaagggcttgggaaatagcctaatttgtccacacgggtaagacacacgggcatgtgtctaggccgtgtgtgacacacggttcacaCCCATGAGCATGTGTTATGAATGTGcatcccctgcacttaaatttttaaagtcattttagcacACGGGTAGGCTAGACGGGCGTGTGTCCATGCTGTGTCACAAAGTCGGTATGCATGCTAGTAgtacacgggcaagagacacggccatgtgtcttagccgtgttaaTGACACGGTTATAGGGTACGACTGTGTGCTTGGGCCgtgtggttttggcagaatgtccaggttttcagacatgggttcgggacacgggtgtgtccctagcacacgatcgtgtgctctatacccacacaggcgtgtggagctttgttgcatgaaatttttctaagtttttcatgagttctcgattagGTTTCGAACCATCCCGGATGAACGTCTTGGGCTTGTGAGCCCATGTTAGGggaagattgtttgtgaaaaggaaagttttaaattatttgcgATTTCACGGCCTAATTTTGTTTAGTTAGTTGAGTTTAAGTCTGGTAGCACCACGAACCCCATCCTAGCGTCGGATatgggcgaagggtgttacaaaaccaaATCTCTCAAATTCTCCTAAGGAATACATTTACTATCCCCCTTTTGTTGAATTCGAgcagtgacccaaggctcgctcatccccgAAATATTCCTCAATTTATTCACAAAAGTTGGACCATTAAAAACCTTAGCATAAGCTTTTCTGACTTAAACTTTTGGACACCTCAGCAGGGTAGTATATTCCTCCACGGTAGGCACCAAATCTACttctccaaaagtgaaacaattgtaagcagaattccaaaaCTGGGCCATAACTCGGAACAGATGCTTGTCCACCTTAATATCGAGCAAGTAGGCTATATCACCATAGCTCTGATAAAACAACTGTTTGGTTCCCTCATCCGAACGAGCCCATATATCTCTCAACTCTTGTAAACTCATTCTGCGTTACATTGATGCGAGTGAATTTCTGCAACTCTGATGTATATACTTCTGCCAGGCTATCCACTTTCTCTGATTGTAACTTCTCTGACCATGCACGGACGGTCGTATTATCCtcaactttatcaagaaattcattccCCATGTTAAATCTTCTAACTTATTAATCGAATACGAACCAacacctcctttagtatgcaatgttaTGCAAAACACAATGAAAACAAAACACAACAAGTCAGTatcaaatattaataataaaatacaagCAAAAACCAAAAATAATCAGAACACAGATATGGGCAACTACTAAGGCTTAACACAGCTCTACCTAAGGATAGCTCTTAAAGTTCATtatatgtggttcggttctaaagagaaggtacctgaaccagtagattcctcaatcctcacccattataggctcatatagatcgagttcggttcatgggaatacatttccctatgaccatgcggagatgaaaatctcacgaaatcataggtacagatgtatcccgaaagcaatccattagcccatgcggaggtgaaaacctcacgaaggcatagtttctTACTCTCACTTAAAGGTATAACCACAACGGTTGTGCAATACAATGCAATATTGTTCTACAAGACCCGAACCACAACAATCATTCAAACAAAAGCAATcaaaagaatcatgattttcaaaaaaaaaaaatcaattcttTGAcaaaaaaatggggatcgacctAAAAACgagtggagtcgccaccaatccttttgttcaggtgtgattggatcacttgATAAAACATTTTACTCTATTTAAATCAACTTTGGCCTACGAAATTCGAAAAAATAGTTTCGGGAGCCGATTACGTGCGAGGAAGCATTAGCACCCTCgctacacccaaaattggtaccaaattgattaaatactATCCTTACatctaatattttttaaaaaaatcctttgaaatatgatttcttttaaaacatCCAAATGGctcaagttggtcgtcaaaattctcttgtttcaaacgaatacagcatcacatccagcacgataggacacgatcctttataccttcgAAACCACGATTAATTCTTGACTTCCAAAAGCTCAtacgttgaaaattacaaaaggatgcccaattatttaggcTAACGAAAAGCCGAAACCcaacacggtagggcacgatttctcgaatttccaaatattggACATTGTcttgttttagaatttagaaaatacagatgaaatttcaaaggaatacttgattattttggacaaatggaaaatcgaaacccagcacggtagggcacgattcctcgagttcccaaacaTCAATCattacctttgttttaataaattttcaaataaacaatTGTAGAACTAGCTCAAAACGCATTAActtgacttgaaataaaatggaataattagtttgaattaataagTTAAAAATCCCAATGAGTCAATTGCGAATGAAAGGCGAAATTATAAACATGAGACAATATACATGATAGCAAACTCTATTAATGAatgaaaaatagtataaaaacaaATTGACATCTACAAAATAACATTAAGCTCATATCcaaatatttataattcaaaCAATGAAAACTAGTAATATAGTTAATTAGAGAAACAAATAAGCATAAAGATTATAGTAAGCTTCCAAGCATATATAAAAGAGCAACACAAGAGACTAATGGGCAATATGAAACTATAATGTATTAATAATATGAAAACCAAAAGCCCCACATAATATACCAAACAATATAGACACTAGGAACTAATACGATGCGAAACGATGTAAAAATTATATGGAAAATTATAAATGAATAACACatgtaaaatttgaaataatttatataaaaaactaAGGATATACATAACGATAATTAAAATAGATATTACAAAAGGAGAAATTTGAttcaaataatatacaaaatatttttaaaatgatataTCTATTTAAAGttgaccatatacatacaaaaaaaagaaaaat is part of the Gossypium arboreum isolate Shixiya-1 chromosome 5, ASM2569848v2, whole genome shotgun sequence genome and harbors:
- the LOC108451617 gene encoding uncharacterized protein LOC108451617; protein product: MSLQELRDIWARSDEGTKQLFYQSYGDIAYLLDIKVDKHLFRVMAQFWNSAYNCFTFGEVDLVPTVEEYTTLLRCPKVLTHPDERRRVDIFALSIYRLVIFPKALRHVDEAVIDLFDRLEKGITHVPAILAETFRSLSMCRKAGEGRFIGCAQLLLVWFHGHFWKVNKVSYRAFSKSYSTLKEEAGMQRRYDILEEKWMEILQNRKEGDIEWRAFWMVPDEILYQFGNFDWVPLLRIWGATGYTPLLALRQYKSRQFIPTTYGLAQCEFPYKGDHYKKKVREISNAWKKTYWMKRLAVGSMVTLEYNKWFRERVNDNSPRSRSKGTQPMEEQLQVAPSELEIIRQDFEKKSSELRKRIEQLEGEKMNLRLDVDVQKSEAEKL